One window of the Bradyrhizobium septentrionale genome contains the following:
- a CDS encoding radical SAM/SPASM domain-containing protein: protein MGIASATIDASRPRSRDAHLLKWGDAAQLFLPDGSQLFDIDEALAEALSGALESGGGGAAVEKLLAELDVLPVSDRCSGVPEDRRVRALSLAVAQSCNLGCSYCYAKGGSFGSAPKSMNLETARAAIDLMLRETEPGERANLAFLGGEPLMGRDVVHGATNYAARRASERGIKLSFSITTNGTLIAERDIELFETHGFAVTVSLDGIGAEHDRQRPFKGGRGSYARILERITPLVQHAHCCQVSARVTVTPRNLDLPAMLDEFIGLGFHSVGFSPMLSAPDAENEMQHDHLIEMLEQMLACGRAFEARTIDGERYPFLNMLNGLREIHRGTHRPYPCGAGVGYLGVSADGELAACHRFVDAPEGAMGNLADGVDRVKQTAWLDARHVHAQPGCRSCWARYLCSGGCHHETLSRGRPACDFIRGWLHYVIGAYGRLARARPDFVDQIAR, encoded by the coding sequence ATGGGGATCGCGTCCGCCACTATCGATGCGTCACGTCCACGATCACGTGATGCGCACCTCTTGAAATGGGGAGATGCCGCGCAGCTCTTCCTGCCCGATGGCAGTCAGCTCTTTGACATCGATGAAGCGCTGGCCGAAGCGCTGAGTGGCGCCCTGGAATCCGGCGGCGGCGGGGCTGCGGTAGAGAAACTGCTCGCCGAGCTTGACGTCCTGCCTGTGTCGGATCGCTGTTCGGGCGTACCCGAGGATCGGCGCGTGCGCGCCCTTTCCCTCGCTGTCGCCCAAAGTTGCAATCTCGGCTGCAGCTACTGCTATGCCAAGGGAGGTTCGTTCGGTAGCGCACCGAAAAGCATGAATCTAGAAACGGCACGGGCTGCGATCGACTTGATGCTACGCGAGACGGAGCCCGGCGAGCGCGCCAACTTAGCCTTTCTCGGCGGCGAGCCCCTGATGGGTCGCGATGTTGTTCACGGCGCAACCAACTATGCCGCGCGCCGTGCATCTGAGCGCGGGATCAAGCTTTCCTTCTCGATTACCACCAATGGGACGCTTATAGCCGAGCGCGACATCGAACTGTTCGAAACGCATGGCTTCGCAGTTACAGTCAGCCTTGACGGGATTGGTGCAGAGCATGACCGCCAGCGGCCGTTCAAAGGCGGGCGAGGCAGCTATGCGCGGATTCTCGAACGCATTACGCCGCTGGTTCAGCACGCGCATTGCTGCCAGGTGTCGGCGCGTGTGACAGTGACGCCGCGTAATCTCGATCTTCCGGCAATGCTCGACGAATTCATCGGCCTCGGTTTCCACAGCGTCGGTTTTTCGCCGATGCTTTCGGCTCCTGACGCTGAGAACGAAATGCAGCACGATCATCTGATCGAGATGCTCGAACAGATGCTCGCGTGTGGACGCGCATTCGAGGCAAGGACGATCGATGGGGAACGCTACCCCTTCCTTAACATGCTAAATGGCCTGCGCGAAATCCATCGCGGAACGCATCGTCCTTATCCTTGCGGCGCGGGCGTGGGCTATCTCGGGGTTTCGGCCGACGGCGAACTCGCCGCCTGCCACCGGTTCGTCGACGCGCCCGAAGGCGCAATGGGCAACCTTGCCGACGGCGTAGACCGAGTAAAGCAGACGGCGTGGCTTGATGCGCGGCATGTCCATGCACAGCCGGGATGCCGGTCATGCTGGGCACGCTATCTGTGCTCAGGCGGCTGCCATCACGAGACGCTCAGCCGCGGTCGCCCGGCATGCGACTTCATTCGCGGCTGGCTGCATTATGTGATCGGCGCTTATGGCCGCCTCGCGCGGGCCCGCCCCGATTTCGTCGACCAGATTGCTCGATGA
- a CDS encoding NAD(P)/FAD-dependent oxidoreductase yields MNGAVEILVVGGGPAGSVSALMLRRLGFRVRLIETSDRPRPHVGEAISLGVHRQLTDLGLGEALDRAGCRSFDEYDEHWERAEAIVRQAPPGSATIDRARFDAAFWSLCSDAGVEVRLGQQVERVDRLVDGGWNVRTVGGERYDAAFLIDATGRRSLLPRARRAFGPRTLALHGYWRGEGLPTRPHIAAGASCWTWGAPVDGLGFSAILFVDRHALAEHGPNLREAYARGLAKTGLLSLLANRANCSVVSACDASAWLDDEACGRGFIKVGEAAQSLDPLASMGVQKAIQSARSAAVIVNTLLRRPDAQSIALTYHQDLLKRSAHAHRRATAEIYARSRFADMSFWQARCEGANARVKMRTPTSLSFSGTASIKLDMSRLIEHPCLCGDYVELRPAVLTGSEREPVAFLGDATVAGIVAAVRSSATWDALRTSLAHNRDATTADHICAWLVHNKILHVGAPA; encoded by the coding sequence ATGAACGGTGCGGTCGAAATCCTTGTCGTCGGTGGAGGACCTGCGGGCAGCGTCTCCGCTTTAATGCTGCGCCGGTTGGGATTTCGGGTAAGATTGATCGAAACGAGTGATCGCCCGCGACCGCACGTTGGCGAAGCCATCAGTCTGGGCGTTCACCGGCAGCTCACGGATCTCGGACTCGGTGAAGCGTTGGATCGTGCCGGCTGCCGGTCGTTTGATGAGTACGACGAGCATTGGGAGCGAGCTGAGGCCATCGTCCGGCAGGCGCCGCCTGGGTCAGCGACGATCGATCGGGCACGTTTTGACGCAGCGTTCTGGAGCTTATGCAGCGATGCTGGAGTCGAGGTGCGCTTGGGCCAACAAGTCGAGCGAGTCGATCGGCTAGTGGACGGCGGCTGGAATGTTCGGACCGTCGGTGGCGAGCGCTACGACGCCGCGTTCTTAATCGATGCGACGGGTCGGAGAAGCCTTCTGCCCAGAGCGCGTCGCGCGTTCGGACCGCGGACCCTTGCGCTCCACGGCTACTGGCGAGGCGAAGGCCTGCCGACCCGTCCGCATATCGCGGCCGGTGCCAGCTGTTGGACATGGGGGGCACCGGTCGACGGACTAGGCTTCAGCGCGATCCTTTTTGTCGATCGTCATGCCCTTGCCGAGCATGGTCCCAACCTTCGCGAAGCCTATGCTCGGGGCCTTGCGAAGACAGGATTATTGTCTTTGCTTGCAAATCGGGCAAATTGTTCGGTGGTCTCGGCCTGCGACGCCAGCGCGTGGCTTGATGACGAGGCGTGCGGGCGCGGTTTCATCAAAGTCGGCGAGGCCGCGCAAAGCCTCGACCCGCTGGCGTCAATGGGAGTGCAGAAGGCCATTCAGTCGGCACGGAGCGCTGCGGTCATCGTCAATACTTTGCTGCGTCGCCCTGACGCGCAGTCGATCGCCCTAACTTACCACCAAGATCTGCTCAAGCGATCGGCGCACGCCCATCGCCGCGCGACAGCAGAAATATATGCGCGCAGTAGATTTGCGGACATGAGTTTCTGGCAGGCGCGTTGCGAAGGAGCCAATGCGAGGGTTAAGATGCGAACGCCCACCTCGCTATCGTTCTCAGGCACGGCCTCCATCAAACTTGATATGTCGCGGCTTATTGAACACCCCTGCTTATGCGGAGACTATGTCGAGCTGCGGCCTGCTGTGCTTACTGGGTCGGAGCGGGAGCCCGTAGCCTTTCTCGGCGATGCAACCGTGGCGGGGATTGTCGCGGCGGTTAGAAGCAGCGCTACCTGGGACGCGTTGCGAACTTCGCTCGCGCATAACCGCGATGCCACAACGGCGGACCACATCTGTGCGTGGTTGGTCCACAATAAAATCCTGCACGTGGGCGCTCCAGCATAG
- the ltrA gene encoding group II intron reverse transcriptase/maturase — MLTALHHLIDREWMLEAYRLTRKDGAPGVDGMMATDYEANLEVNLDDLLARIKSGRYIAPPVRRHYIPKADGTERPLGIPTLEDKVAQRAILLLLEPIYETDFLPCSYGFRSGRSAHDALHALRTGFMEQGLRWVVDVDISKYFDTIDHAHLRRFLDQRVTDGVVRRMIDKWLKAGVLEKGILRRTTVGTPQGGVISPLLANIYLHYVLDEWFEQVARPRLKGRCQLVRYADDAVIAFEDHLSGKRLLNVLAKRLDRYGLQLHPTKTRFVDFRFKRPGGRHPATAGTTFNFLGFTHVWGLSRQGKNVVRQITAKDRYARALASVMEWCRQNLHCSFREQHAHLSRVIRGHCAYYGISGNGRRIRWYHHQVTRIWRKWLARRGRHSNLPWTRFRAMLARYPLPTAKIVHQYAAVS, encoded by the coding sequence GTGCTGACCGCGCTGCATCACCTGATCGACCGTGAATGGATGCTCGAGGCTTATCGTCTGACGCGCAAGGATGGCGCGCCCGGCGTCGACGGCATGATGGCGACGGACTATGAGGCGAACTTGGAGGTCAATCTTGATGATCTCCTGGCGCGCATCAAATCCGGCCGTTACATCGCGCCGCCGGTGCGACGGCACTACATCCCCAAGGCGGATGGCACGGAACGGCCGCTGGGCATCCCGACACTGGAAGACAAGGTGGCGCAGCGGGCGATTCTCCTGCTGCTAGAGCCGATCTACGAGACGGACTTCTTGCCGTGCTCGTACGGGTTCCGATCGGGACGATCGGCCCATGACGCCCTGCACGCTCTACGTACCGGGTTCATGGAACAAGGGCTGCGCTGGGTGGTGGACGTCGATATCTCGAAATACTTCGACACCATCGACCACGCACACTTGCGCCGATTCCTCGACCAGCGAGTCACGGACGGTGTCGTCCGGAGGATGATTGATAAATGGCTGAAGGCGGGGGTGCTCGAAAAGGGCATCCTGCGCCGCACGACTGTTGGAACGCCCCAAGGCGGCGTGATCTCGCCACTGCTTGCAAACATCTACCTGCATTATGTGCTGGACGAATGGTTCGAGCAGGTGGCGCGACCGCGGCTCAAGGGGCGGTGCCAACTGGTTCGATACGCTGATGATGCGGTGATTGCCTTTGAGGACCACCTGTCCGGCAAGCGATTGCTGAACGTGTTGGCCAAGCGGCTTGATCGGTATGGGCTTCAACTCCATCCGACCAAGACTCGCTTCGTAGACTTCCGGTTCAAACGCCCAGGCGGGCGTCATCCTGCGACGGCGGGGACCACGTTCAACTTCCTTGGCTTCACCCACGTGTGGGGTCTGTCGAGGCAAGGCAAGAATGTCGTCCGTCAGATAACGGCAAAAGACCGTTACGCACGCGCGCTGGCTTCTGTGATGGAATGGTGTCGGCAAAACCTGCACTGTTCGTTCAGGGAGCAGCACGCCCATCTGTCACGGGTAATCCGGGGGCACTGCGCCTACTACGGCATCTCCGGAAACGGCCGACGCATCAGATGGTACCACCACCAAGTCACGCGGATATGGAGGAAATGGCTCGCACGGCGTGGCCGCCACAGCAATCTGCCGTGGACGCGCTTCCGGGCCATGCTCGCGCGATACCCACTGCCAACAGCCAAGATCGTCCACCAATATGCTGCCGTCTCGTGA
- the tnpB gene encoding IS66 family insertion sequence element accessory protein TnpB (TnpB, as the term is used for proteins encoded by IS66 family insertion elements, is considered an accessory protein, since TnpC, encoded by a neighboring gene, is a DDE family transposase.) encodes MIPLPTGVRVWLATGHTDMRKGFASLALLVQQVLKHDPLSGHLFCFRGRRGDLLKVIWHDGQGACLFSKRLERGRFLWPSAADGVVTISPAQLGYLLSGIDWRHPQESWRPTSMG; translated from the coding sequence ATGATCCCGTTGCCGACCGGGGTGCGGGTGTGGCTTGCCACGGGCCATACCGACATGAGGAAGGGCTTCGCCAGCCTGGCGCTCTTGGTGCAGCAAGTGCTTAAGCATGATCCGCTGAGCGGCCATCTGTTCTGCTTCCGGGGCCGACGCGGCGATCTGTTGAAGGTGATCTGGCATGACGGCCAGGGCGCCTGTCTGTTCAGCAAGCGGCTGGAGCGCGGCCGGTTCCTGTGGCCAAGCGCGGCCGACGGTGTGGTGACCATCTCACCGGCGCAGCTTGGTTATCTATTGTCGGGGATCGACTGGCGCCATCCGCAGGAGAGCTGGCGTCCGACCTCGATGGGGTGA
- the tnpA gene encoding IS66-like element accessory protein TnpA, giving the protein MSKVSVLSGPERRRRWTTVEKLRIVGESQAPSASVIEVARRHDVHPNLLTVWRRQARTGAIGRAAALRPEDEVQFAAVSVAPEQPAWTARAGTGGTIEIAFASGVQLRITGAVDPATLTAAVAALSDGRAR; this is encoded by the coding sequence GTGAGCAAGGTTTCGGTTCTTTCGGGCCCGGAGCGGCGGCGGCGATGGACGACGGTCGAGAAGCTTCGGATCGTTGGAGAGAGCCAGGCGCCATCGGCGAGCGTCATCGAAGTGGCACGTCGGCATGACGTGCATCCCAATCTCCTGACGGTTTGGCGGCGGCAGGCGCGAACAGGCGCCATCGGGCGCGCAGCAGCATTGCGGCCGGAGGACGAGGTACAATTTGCGGCGGTTTCGGTTGCGCCGGAGCAGCCGGCATGGACCGCTCGTGCAGGCACTGGCGGGACGATCGAGATCGCCTTTGCAAGCGGAGTGCAGCTTCGGATCACGGGCGCGGTCGATCCCGCGACGTTGACGGCGGCTGTGGCTGCGTTGTCGGATGGACGAGCCCGATGA
- the tnpA gene encoding IS66-like element accessory protein TnpA, protein MDTEHSAITEPVRRLEVFTGAGRRRKWSDEDKARIVAEIVASGDSVCSVARRHGLSPQQLFGWRRQLREAAGGHSEVEEVQFVPAVVDAVVPAPALGRERKAVRCKAKTDSGIIEIEVDGITIRAGRGADPTMIASIVQALKASQ, encoded by the coding sequence ATGGACACAGAGCATAGTGCTATCACGGAGCCGGTGAGGCGGCTTGAGGTCTTCACTGGAGCCGGCCGTCGGCGGAAGTGGAGCGACGAGGACAAGGCGCGGATTGTTGCGGAGATCGTTGCGAGCGGCGACTCAGTCTGTTCGGTAGCGCGACGGCATGGATTGTCGCCGCAGCAGTTGTTTGGCTGGCGCCGTCAGTTGCGAGAAGCTGCGGGCGGTCATTCCGAAGTGGAAGAAGTACAGTTTGTGCCGGCGGTGGTGGATGCCGTAGTGCCGGCGCCCGCTCTTGGCCGTGAGCGCAAAGCGGTGCGCTGCAAGGCCAAGACGGATTCCGGGATCATCGAGATCGAAGTTGACGGCATCACGATCCGGGCCGGTCGTGGTGCCGACCCAACAATGATTGCGTCGATCGTCCAGGCGCTGAAGGCGAGCCAGTGA
- the tnpB gene encoding IS66 family insertion sequence element accessory protein TnpB (TnpB, as the term is used for proteins encoded by IS66 family insertion elements, is considered an accessory protein, since TnpC, encoded by a neighboring gene, is a DDE family transposase.), which produces MIGPSGAVRVMVATKPVDFRKGMEGLATLVRESMGADPFSGAVYVFRAKRADRIKLVFWDGTGLCLFAKRLEDGIFRWPKIEDGVMRLSAAQLSALLEGLDWRLVHEARATPAPTQAG; this is translated from the coding sequence GTGATCGGTCCGTCGGGTGCGGTCCGGGTGATGGTGGCGACCAAACCGGTAGACTTCCGCAAGGGAATGGAGGGGCTTGCTACCCTGGTGCGCGAGAGCATGGGGGCTGACCCATTCTCGGGAGCTGTCTATGTGTTCAGGGCCAAGCGGGCGGATCGGATCAAGCTGGTGTTCTGGGACGGAACGGGTTTGTGTCTGTTCGCCAAGAGGCTGGAGGATGGAATCTTCCGCTGGCCGAAGATCGAGGACGGTGTGATGCGTCTGTCGGCGGCGCAATTGTCGGCGCTGCTGGAGGGGCTCGACTGGCGGCTTGTGCATGAAGCACGGGCGACGCCGGCGCCAACACAAGCGGGATAG
- a CDS encoding IS3-like element ISRj2 family transposase (programmed frameshift) yields the protein MTKKSRRMHSPAFKAKVALAAVKGDKTLAELAQLFDVHPNQITIWKNQLLEGAAGVFGHDKASAETPVDLKALHAKIGELALENGFFVRRAHQGGPAERKAMIDRGHDLSIVRQAKVLKLARSTVYYEPRPVSAEDLALMRRLDELHLDYPFAGARMQRSLLRREGVYAGRRHIATLMKRMGIEAVYRRPNTSKPAPGHKIYPYLLRGLKIERPDQAWAMDITYIPMRRGFVYLAAVVDVFSRRVLAHRVSITMEAAFCVEAVQEALAKHGRPEIFNTDQGSQFTSLEFTDVLLDAKIAISMDGKGAWRDNVFVERLWRTVKYEEVYLRAYDSVSEARASIAKYLAFYNQGRPHSSLDGRTPDEAYFGTQAMVIAA from the exons ATGACGAAGAAGAGCCGCCGGATGCATTCTCCGGCATTCAAGGCGAAGGTTGCTTTGGCTGCGGTCAAAGGCGACAAGACGCTGGCGGAGCTGGCGCAACTGTTTGATGTTCATCCGAACCAGATCACGATCTGGAAAAACCAGCTCCTGGAAGGCGCCGCCGGCGTGTTTGGGCATGACAAGGCGTCGGCCGAGACGCCGGTCGATTTGAAGGCGTTACATGCCAAGATCGGCGAGCTGGCGTTGGAAAACG GATTTTTTGTCCGGCGCGCTCACCAAGGCGGGCCTGCTGAGCGCAAAGCGATGATCGACCGCGGTCATGATCTTTCTATCGTGCGCCAGGCGAAGGTCCTGAAGCTGGCTCGCAGCACGGTCTACTATGAACCTCGGCCAGTTTCGGCCGAGGACCTTGCCTTGATGCGTCGGCTCGATGAGCTGCATCTCGATTATCCCTTCGCGGGAGCGCGTATGCAGCGATCGTTGCTGCGGCGGGAGGGCGTATACGCCGGTCGCCGCCACATCGCGACGCTGATGAAGCGCATGGGGATCGAGGCGGTCTATCGTCGCCCGAACACGAGTAAGCCGGCACCGGGTCACAAGATCTACCCGTACCTGTTGCGCGGATTGAAGATCGAGCGGCCCGACCAGGCGTGGGCAATGGACATCACCTACATTCCGATGCGGCGTGGCTTCGTCTATCTCGCGGCGGTCGTCGATGTGTTCAGCCGACGGGTCCTGGCCCATCGCGTCTCGATCACAATGGAGGCGGCCTTCTGCGTCGAAGCGGTCCAGGAGGCGTTGGCGAAGCACGGCAGGCCCGAGATTTTCAACACGGACCAGGGCAGCCAGTTCACCAGCCTCGAGTTCACCGATGTGCTGCTGGACGCGAAGATCGCCATCAGCATGGACGGCAAGGGCGCCTGGCGCGACAACGTGTTTGTCGAGCGGCTCTGGCGCACGGTCAAATACGAAGAAGTTTATCTCCGCGCCTACGACAGCGTGTCCGAGGCGCGAGCGTCAATTGCCAAGTATCTGGCCTTCTACAATCAGGGACGCCCTCACTCGAGCCTTGACGGGCGCACGCCCGACGAGGCTTACTTCGGCACGCAAGCTATGGTGATCGCCGCATGA
- the ltrA gene encoding group II intron reverse transcriptase/maturase — protein sequence MTRAKPFAIPKREVWEAFKRVKANQGAAGVDGQSIEEFESRLSANLYKLWNRLSSGSYMPQPVRRVDIPKANGGTRPLGIPTVADRIAQEVVRRRLEPSLEPIFHADSYGYRPKRSAVDAIRVARQRCWRSDWVLDIDIKGFFDSIDHELLLRAVCKHTDCAWVRLYIERWLKAPAMLDNGKLVARERGTPQGGVISPLLANLFLHYAFDIWIEREMPGILFERYADDIICHCQTEREALRLWRAVDERFAACGLVLHPQKTKLVYCKDTNRKGEYGCISFDFLGYTFRPRLAKWRGGLYGVSFLPAASPTALKDIRRTLRNWGLQRRSDKVLHDLARMFNPCIRGWIGYYSHFYKSALYSTMRRIDAHVLRWAARKFKRFRQRPRDARAWLARLVRAQPELFAHWPLLYGRGRTLGAV from the coding sequence ATGACGCGGGCAAAGCCGTTCGCCATCCCGAAGCGGGAGGTATGGGAAGCCTTCAAGAGAGTGAAGGCCAACCAAGGAGCGGCTGGAGTTGACGGGCAGTCGATCGAAGAATTTGAGAGCCGGCTTTCGGCCAATCTCTACAAGCTCTGGAATCGACTGTCCTCAGGCAGCTATATGCCGCAGCCGGTGCGCCGGGTGGACATCCCGAAGGCGAATGGTGGAACGCGGCCGTTGGGAATCCCCACCGTCGCCGACCGTATTGCGCAAGAGGTTGTTCGACGCCGACTGGAGCCGTCGCTGGAACCTATTTTCCACGCCGACTCCTACGGCTATCGCCCCAAGCGCTCGGCAGTCGATGCTATCCGGGTGGCGCGTCAGCGGTGCTGGCGCTCCGATTGGGTGCTCGACATCGATATCAAGGGCTTTTTCGACAGCATCGATCACGAGCTGCTCCTCAGGGCTGTGTGCAAGCACACGGATTGCGCCTGGGTTCGGCTCTATATCGAACGCTGGCTGAAGGCGCCCGCGATGCTCGACAATGGCAAGCTTGTCGCGAGGGAACGGGGAACGCCACAGGGCGGTGTCATCTCGCCGCTACTCGCAAACCTGTTCCTGCACTACGCGTTCGACATCTGGATAGAGCGGGAGATGCCTGGCATATTGTTCGAACGATATGCTGATGACATCATCTGTCACTGCCAGACTGAACGTGAAGCGCTGAGGTTGTGGCGTGCTGTTGATGAACGGTTCGCCGCCTGCGGTCTGGTCCTCCATCCGCAGAAGACCAAACTGGTCTACTGCAAGGATACCAACCGAAAAGGCGAATACGGATGTATCAGCTTCGACTTCCTCGGATACACGTTCCGTCCGAGGCTGGCGAAATGGCGGGGCGGCCTCTATGGGGTCTCGTTCTTGCCGGCAGCAAGTCCGACGGCGCTGAAGGATATCCGGCGTACGTTGCGTAATTGGGGCCTTCAGCGGCGCAGCGACAAAGTGCTGCACGATCTCGCTCGGATGTTCAATCCCTGCATCCGGGGTTGGATCGGCTACTACAGCCACTTCTACAAATCTGCTCTCTATTCGACGATGCGTCGGATAGATGCGCATGTCCTCAGATGGGCGGCTCGCAAGTTCAAGCGCTTTCGTCAGCGTCCCCGTGACGCTCGGGCGTGGCTGGCGCGGTTGGTCCGGGCTCAGCCCGAACTCTTCGCTCATTGGCCGCTTCTCTATGGCCGAGGCCGAACGCTGGGAGCCGTATGA
- a CDS encoding histidine phosphatase family protein yields MVARRTGTIRLHLLCSASTCSRNAVAFASDGSLDSSVREGLSKLPGHLSFFNAVLRSPSLCAGQTAEMLGLEAAVLPQLRDCDFGSWIGLSLEEVRLKAPEGLAVWLRDPRAAPHGGESFVDVVRRVGQWMDGLSSNPRSILAISHTSVIRAAIVHALGVGPDSFRHIDIAPLTRAELSAFGERWTFSALVPLKDVR; encoded by the coding sequence ATGGTTGCGCGCCGGACCGGCACGATCCGCCTTCATCTGCTGTGTTCAGCCTCCACATGCTCACGCAATGCTGTTGCATTCGCATCCGACGGTTCTCTCGATTCTAGCGTTCGAGAGGGACTGTCTAAGCTTCCCGGCCATCTCTCCTTCTTCAATGCTGTTTTGCGCAGCCCGTCACTTTGCGCGGGCCAGACTGCGGAGATGCTTGGCCTCGAGGCAGCAGTCCTGCCGCAGTTGCGGGACTGCGATTTCGGCTCCTGGATAGGGCTATCCCTTGAAGAAGTTCGACTAAAGGCCCCTGAGGGTCTTGCCGTCTGGCTACGAGATCCACGTGCCGCACCGCACGGAGGAGAGTCGTTCGTGGATGTGGTGAGGCGCGTCGGCCAATGGATGGACGGGTTGTCCTCCAATCCTCGCTCAATCCTTGCAATTTCGCACACGTCGGTCATCCGCGCAGCAATCGTGCATGCTCTTGGAGTCGGCCCTGACTCTTTTCGGCACATCGACATCGCGCCGTTGACGCGAGCCGAACTCTCAGCATTTGGCGAGCGCTGGACATTCTCGGCGCTGGTGCCCTTGAAGGATGTGCGATGA
- a CDS encoding CbtA family protein, which translates to MIRRASLRLANRCSFRHSSRRRVLRRRVNSRFGEWNSALIAGGGYVVVMIFISLAMPALDEVPDGFPATLLWQFRIASFGGQIVMWATLGLLFGVAAERALVERRLPLRDAMV; encoded by the coding sequence ATGATCCGGCGAGCCTCGTTGAGATTGGCAAACAGGTGCTCGTTCAGGCACTCGTCGCGCAGGCGGGTGCTGCGGAGGCGCGTCAATAGCCGCTTTGGCGAGTGGAATTCGGCGCTAATCGCGGGGGGGGGCTATGTCGTCGTGATGATCTTTATTTCGCTAGCGATGCCCGCACTCGATGAAGTACCCGACGGTTTCCCGGCCACGTTACTTTGGCAGTTTCGCATCGCGTCGTTTGGTGGCCAAATCGTCATGTGGGCAACGCTGGGTCTGTTGTTTGGCGTAGCGGCCGAGCGAGCGCTTGTCGAGCGGCGACTACCTTTACGCGACGCGATGGTATGA
- the tnpA gene encoding IS66-like element accessory protein TnpA: protein MEESLAPGASVVEVARRHDVHRNLVTAWRRQARTGVLACGAEPMQRQDDEVGFAPVSIAPDRQPLTAPSGSCGAIEIEFAAGARMRITGAVDAATLTAVVAALTDGRPR, encoded by the coding sequence GTGGAGGAGAGTCTGGCGCCTGGGGCCAGTGTTGTCGAGGTTGCTCGGCGACACGACGTTCACCGCAATCTGGTTACGGCCTGGCGGCGGCAGGCGCGGACCGGTGTCCTCGCTTGCGGGGCCGAGCCGATGCAGCGGCAGGATGACGAGGTCGGTTTTGCGCCAGTCTCCATTGCGCCAGACCGGCAACCGTTGACCGCGCCCTCGGGAAGCTGCGGTGCGATCGAGATTGAGTTCGCGGCCGGGGCTCGGATGCGGATCACCGGTGCGGTTGACGCGGCGACGCTGACCGCAGTCGTGGCGGCGCTGACTGATGGACGGCCGCGATGA
- the tnpB gene encoding IS66 family insertion sequence element accessory protein TnpB (TnpB, as the term is used for proteins encoded by IS66 family insertion elements, is considered an accessory protein, since TnpC, encoded by a neighboring gene, is a DDE family transposase.), translating to MIPLPAGVRVWLATGHTDMRKGFPSLALQVQEILHRDPLGGHLFCFRGRRGNLLKVIWHDGQGACLFTKRLERGRFIWPSPAEGVVTISSAQLGYLLSGIDWRHPQETWRPASVG from the coding sequence ATGATCCCGTTGCCAGCCGGCGTGCGGGTATGGCTCGCGACCGGCCATACCGACATGCGGAAGGGCTTTCCGTCGCTGGCATTACAGGTTCAGGAGATCTTGCATCGCGACCCGCTGGGCGGCCACCTGTTTTGCTTCCGCGGTCGCCGCGGCAACCTGCTGAAGGTGATCTGGCATGACGGCCAGGGCGCCTGCCTGTTCACAAAACGCCTTGAGCGCGGCCGCTTCATCTGGCCGAGCCCGGCCGAGGGTGTGGTGACGATCTCATCGGCGCAGCTCGGTTATCTCTTGTCCGGGATCGACTGGCGGCACCCACAAGAGACGTGGCGACCGGCATCGGTCGGATGA